The following nucleotide sequence is from Candidatus Aminicenantes bacterium.
TATAGAAAAGATCATTGCCAGCCAGTTGCAGCCGCGCAAGGACATGGGAGACCTGAAGGAGCTGACCGAATCGATCCGCGAGAAAGGGATCATCGAACCGGTGATCGTCAGGCCCAAGGACGGCCATTTTGAGATCGTCGCCGGAGAACGTCGCTTCAGGGCCGCCAAGCAGGCCGGCATGAGCGAAGTGCCCTGCATCGAGCATGATATCCCGGACAACGAAGCGCTCGAACTTTCCATCGTGGAGAACATTCAGCGCAAGGACCTGAATGTTTTCGAACAAGCGCAATCGATCATGTCGCTGGCCGAAATATACGGATACACGCACGAGGAAATAGCCGTGAAGATAGGCAAGTCAAGGGTCACGGTGAGCGAGTTGATCAGGGTCACCGATCTGCCCGTTGAGATACGTCAAAAGTGCCTGGAAATGGGGATCAATTCGAAAACATTTTTGCTGGAGCTGACCAAGCTGGAAGATCCGGCCAAAATGACCGAGATCCTGGAGCAGTACGGGCAGAATTCATTTTCCCGCGACAGGATCAAGCAGCAAAGAAAAAAACCGAATGAAAAAAATGTAAGGTTCAACTTTGTTTCGGAAGATAAAAATATTAAAATCAATTTTAATTGCAGTCAGGAAAAGTTCGACAAAGAAAATATCATCTCTGTTTTGGAGAAACTGATATCGGATATAAAGGAAAATAAAATCAAGAATTTTTCTGATTTTAGTTGATAAATTGATATTGGTTTACATAATCTATCTTATCCGACATTGATAATACAGGTTTTAAACTCGTTTTCTAATTTTATTATTGTAATTATCGCTAAACCGCGGAAATGCCCTGCCAGGGCTCGTTATCCTCTCTGGAAGCAATTAGACTTCCTGTTCGCTTTCGTCGATTGTAGGGCCTCAGGCGGCCGAAAAAAGCTTTGACAGAGGGATTGTTCAGCTCCCGCTGCTATTTTAAGGCCAGAAAATTAAAAATACGCTTGCCGGTCTTGCCGTCGCGGCGGAAAGACGGAAAACGGTCTCCGGCGCAATAGGTGCAAATAGCGCAATCTTGTATTTTCTTGGCACTGATGCCGGAGTCAACCAGCGACAGGCGCAAACCCTCCTTGAGATCCATCGAATACTTGCCGTTGTCTTTTGGATAAAAAATGTCATTTACATAAGTCTTGGCAACGAAAAGAAGACGCAGATCCTCCCCTACCGTGTAACAATTTTTTTCAATGGCCGGGCCCAGGAAAAACGAATAGCGGCCGGTACTTCCTGGCAGCATGGCCAGCAGGTTCTTTTCGATCCCCTGGCAAAGCCCGCGCCAGCCGACATGGATGACGCCGCCGATGCTGAAATCGTCGGCGTAAAAAAACAACGGCACGCAATCGGCGGTTTGGATCACGGCCACCATCCCGGGCGTTGTCAGCAATATCCCGTCGGCCTCGCTGGGGGGCTGGTCGTATACGACCGTCCCCTTGGGGGACTGGCGGCCGGAGACCTGGATGATGCGGCCTGAGTGGACCTGCTTCAGGAATACGAGCGGCAGGGATTTGAAAAACCGCTGCAGGGCGGCCGCGGTGAAATGGCTGTGGGTAAACCCGAAAATGATGCGCGCATCCTCGTGCGCCTGCAGGCTGAGCCCTTCGAAGTGGTGTATCGG
It contains:
- a CDS encoding ParB/RepB/Spo0J family partition protein; protein product: MAKKVGLPEFIKMKHDHHLVDEISTRTKTPVTRNIPIEKIIASQLQPRKDMGDLKELTESIREKGIIEPVIVRPKDGHFEIVAGERRFRAAKQAGMSEVPCIEHDIPDNEALELSIVENIQRKDLNVFEQAQSIMSLAEIYGYTHEEIAVKIGKSRVTVSELIRVTDLPVEIRQKCLEMGINSKTFLLELTKLEDPAKMTEILEQYGQNSFSRDRIKQQRKKPNEKNVRFNFVSEDKNIKINFNCSQEKFDKENIISVLEKLISDIKENKIKNFSDFS
- a CDS encoding polyphenol oxidase family protein; amino-acid sequence: PIHHFEGLSLQAHEDARIIFGFTHSHFTAAALQRFFKSLPLVFLKQVHSGRIIQVSGRQSPKGTVVYDQPPSEADGILLTTPGMVAVIQTADCVPLFFYADDFSIGGVIHVGWRGLCQGIEKNLLAMLPGSTGRYSFFLGPAIEKNCYTVGEDLRLLFVAKTYVNDIFYPKDNGKYSMDLKEGLRLSLVDSGISAKKIQDCAICTYCAGDRFPSFRRDGKTGKRIFNFLALK